The Camelina sativa cultivar DH55 chromosome 16, Cs, whole genome shotgun sequence sequence TGCAAATGTGTTGTTCCCTGATGCGATGCAATGGTGTAACGGAGTTCTTCCGTGATAATCTCTCATGTTTATGTCAGCCCCGAACTGCAACAACAGTTCAAGCAAGATCGGGTCACCGCTTTGACATGCCACATGCAACAACGAGCAGCCTTGAAGACAGTTTCTTGCTTCGTTCGAATCCTTGATTCTCTGACACGCATTTGGATCGTGCCTCTTCTTTACTTCATCTGGTGCATCAacatggtggtggtgatatgCATCAAGGTCAGTAATATCATCGAACTTGGTATTGATGATATTCGCATCTGCTGTTACAATGAGTCGGTAGATGTCTCTTATGTTCTTGCTTTGAACCGCTTCCCATATTCTACTTGAGGCAGTTGAGTTtgcttccttttcttctttgacaaCCATCGCTTTCTCCAGGTACTAGTTACGCATAAACATGATCAGGTTTAGTATAATAAGCCTTTTCTATTTACAAGCATATGCTTATTTGGATGATGCACCAAGTAATTGAATCTGAGGTTCATGTATGTGGAAGCTTTGAGCTAAATCTCATACCTTTCTGTGAATGTATTTCTCCTTCATACTAAAAGAATCTTCAACAGATGGTTTCGGAAACGATGCAAGTGTATCTGTTGATCCCTTTTCACTGAAAATATTTCAACAGAAGATAGGAAAGTAAAAAAGTTTAGTAATCCCATTTTTTGACACGCTTGTAAAAGAGGGACAGATGATTTTGATTCAAGAAATGTCTTCTTGACTTCAAATTCACAAACAATCTAGTTTCCTTGAGATTTCTTACCTGTCACCGTCAAGGTGAAGTAGCTCCTCCCATACCGAATTACAGTATGCATTGCCTAACTTCCGAAATAAGTCCAAGATTGCAGGTTCCCATACTTTCACATCCAATGTGAGCGATCTCACCTGCATACATTCTTTGACATTAGCTTAAACATATAAGCACCCGGGGGAAAAAGCTGATGACTCATATACAAATGTTTACTTCAGCAAAATATATCAACACTTCAGATTTATCAAATTGAGCACTAAACTAGCTTATACGATCTCAAAGACAATGGAAAGAGGCGACATAACATCGTACCAAAAAAAGCAAGTTACCTTGGATATATGAACGCCAAGATTCCTGTGAACACCAGAACACTCAATGCACATCAAAACTCCAAGATTCAATGATGCCCAATCGGGGTCAGGCGCATTGCATTCTGCACATTTGTTATTTCCAGGGATTCCTCTGAGTATTGTAAAGACGTCATCCCCCATATTTAGTCTTTGATCATAATGTTGTTTTTGATCCAGGGTGAGTTCATCATTAGCAGGACCAGAACTAGTATAGTTTTTATCCAAGTATCTTCCTGGTGACTGCCGAAGATAATAGAATATATGTATTAGCACGAactcttattttaaatttaaaattaaaagagagtcTGAAACTCATATTGTGTAAACCTGTTGCAGAAAATGAGAATTCAGACGTGTTGCTATAGCTGCTGTGATCTTATCGACCCACTCCATCCTATCAGCTCCATTTTCAGCCTGATACCATAGATAAATAAGTTGTGTTAGCCTCCTGAAGCTGTATATGTTGCGTGCCGTCACGTATGTATATATCTTAATACATTCAGTACCTGTAATGTGTAAGTCTTTTGAGGAGAAATAATTCTAAAACAGAGTCGAAGATCTGTGTCCTCTGCGTCTAATTTTATCAGTGATGTGCGGAGATCGATCATATTGCAATCTAAGCTTCCTTGTGAAGCTGATCGATTGTGTCTAGAACGAAATCTCCCAAAGACACCGCTGTTATGCTCACCCAAACCACTGTAGTAATGCTGAGATCCCTATAAACAGAAAAGGATGATTAGAATgataaaaaatgagaaagtgaAACTTAAAATGGAGAAAACACAGGTGAGAAAGAATTGTTTAACAGacacaaatataataaacatgGCCAAATCATGAGAAAGAACTTAAAGATCTCTCTCATGGAAACGAGGCAGTAAAAAACAGTTTGGCACATACCGCTGATTTATTACCGGTATTTCTGTAATAGTATAGAGATCCATGATTGTCAAGTACAAAGAACCTTCTTTTCCAATCAGCTCTCAAACTCGCTGATCGCTTTAAGAGATACCCCTGCTTAATTACCTGCATTAGTATAGAAGAGAAAACACAACACATTAGCTTGTATGAAAATTGAAGCAGTAATGAGCATATATCATCACCAATTTAGTCATCATATATCTCAATGTCTACGACTCTACATAGTTGCATTGCAGTATTAAATCTTATAAGTTCTAACAAAATGCCCAACTCAGAAACTGACACTATTGCTTTAACTTTATAAGTATCCGTATCAGAGCTGGATTCATTGTGTCAGTTAGAAAACAGCAGTAGAGCAAGCAAGATCCTGTCAATCAAGACTTAACAAACTTCTTTACCAGAGAACAATTGGAAAAATTAGTGAAAACTATAGCTTGCACTTGACTACTACATGAGGGAGTTGGAGACCCTTACTTCCTTGTCCGCTGTTGAAATTGAATTTGCTTCTACGTTTTTACGCGGGATAGCTCTATAAACATGGTTTCCATCAACGCCGGAGGGATCTGCTTTAGCAGAGGCCTGTTGGCTGTCCAGTTCAGATTGAGTCCTGAATTCTTGAATGCG is a genomic window containing:
- the LOC104752752 gene encoding ADP-ribosylation factor GTPase-activating protein AGD2-like produces the protein MAGFINLEDSPMFQKQVYSLEGTTDELKDRCQKLYKGVKKFMGALGEASTGVSAFADSLEEFGAGHDDPVSVSIGGPVISKFINTLREISSYKEFLRSQVEHVLLERLTDFMTVDIQEAKESRRRFDKSVHSYDQAREKFVSLKKNTRGDIVAELEEDLENSKSAFEKSRFNLVNSLMTIEAKKKYEFLESISAIMDSHLRYFKLGYDLLSQLEPYIHQVLTYAQQSKEQSKIEQDRFARRIQEFRTQSELDSQQASAKADPSGVDGNHVYRAIPRKNVEANSISTADKEVIKQGYLLKRSASLRADWKRRFFVLDNHGSLYYYRNTGNKSAGSQHYYSGLGEHNSGVFGRFRSRHNRSASQGSLDCNMIDLRTSLIKLDAEDTDLRLCFRIISPQKTYTLQAENGADRMEWVDKITAAIATRLNSHFLQQSPGRYLDKNYTSSGPANDELTLDQKQHYDQRLNMGDDVFTILRGIPGNNKCAECNAPDPDWASLNLGVLMCIECSGVHRNLGVHISKVRSLTLDVKVWEPAILDLFRKLGNAYCNSVWEELLHLDGDSEKGSTDTLASFPKPSVEDSFSMKEKYIHRKYLEKAMVVKEEKEANSTASSRIWEAVQSKNIRDIYRLIVTADANIINTKFDDITDLDAYHHHHVDAPDEVKKRHDPNACQRIKDSNEARNCLQGCSLLHVACQSGDPILLELLLQFGADINMRDYHGRTPLHHCIASGNNTFAKVLLRRGARPSIEDGGGLSVLERAMEMGAITDEELFLLLAECQ